In Microbacterium cremeum, a genomic segment contains:
- a CDS encoding SulP family inorganic anion transporter encodes MVTTADTAGRYRIEPTVLQALRSPRLLTREVLAGLVVAIALIPEAIAFSIIAGVDPRVGLFSSFVMAVVIAFTGGRPAMITAATGAVALVIAPVAREYGLDYFIATVLLAGVIQIVLAVLGVAKLMRFIPRSVMVGFVNALAILIFASQVPQLIGVPWAVYPLVAVGLAILFLWPKLTRAVPAPLIAIVLLTGAVVVFGISVPTVGDQGELPRSLPELFIPNVPFTWETLQIIAPFALAVAVVGLLESLMTAKLVDDITDTHSRKTREAWGQGVANIASGLFGGMGGCAMIGQTMINVKASGARTRISTFLAGVFLLILVVVLGDIVAIIPMAALVAVMILVSVATFDWHSIRPSTLKRMPLSETVVMLITVAATVWTHNLAIGVTLGVLAAMVLFARRVAHFTTVTRTVDGEVARYRVDGELFFASSNDLTTQFEYAADPSRVVIDLSRTHVWDASTVAALDAIVTKYEQRGTSVELEGMTDAAAEFHGRLSGGLGSAG; translated from the coding sequence ATGGTGACCACTGCAGACACCGCCGGCCGCTACCGCATCGAGCCCACCGTGCTGCAGGCCCTGCGATCGCCGCGCCTGCTCACCCGCGAGGTGCTCGCAGGACTCGTCGTCGCCATCGCGCTCATCCCCGAGGCGATCGCGTTCTCGATCATCGCCGGCGTCGACCCGCGCGTCGGGCTGTTCTCGTCGTTCGTGATGGCCGTCGTCATCGCGTTCACGGGCGGCCGCCCCGCCATGATCACCGCGGCGACCGGCGCGGTCGCCCTCGTCATCGCGCCCGTCGCTCGCGAGTACGGACTCGACTACTTCATCGCGACCGTGCTGCTGGCCGGCGTCATCCAGATCGTGCTCGCGGTGCTCGGCGTGGCGAAGCTCATGCGCTTCATCCCGCGCTCGGTGATGGTGGGGTTCGTGAACGCGCTGGCGATCCTCATCTTCGCCTCGCAGGTGCCGCAGCTGATCGGCGTGCCGTGGGCGGTGTACCCCCTGGTGGCCGTGGGGCTGGCGATCCTCTTCCTGTGGCCGAAGCTGACCCGCGCGGTGCCCGCGCCCCTCATCGCGATCGTGCTGCTCACCGGCGCGGTCGTCGTGTTCGGAATCTCGGTGCCGACCGTGGGCGACCAGGGTGAGCTGCCGCGCAGCCTGCCGGAGCTGTTCATCCCGAACGTCCCCTTCACGTGGGAGACGCTGCAGATCATCGCGCCGTTCGCGCTCGCGGTCGCCGTCGTCGGGCTGCTCGAGTCGCTCATGACCGCGAAGCTGGTCGACGACATCACCGACACCCATTCCCGCAAGACCCGCGAGGCGTGGGGGCAGGGCGTTGCGAACATCGCCTCGGGACTTTTCGGGGGCATGGGCGGCTGCGCGATGATCGGCCAGACGATGATCAACGTCAAAGCGTCCGGCGCCCGCACGCGCATCTCGACATTCCTCGCCGGGGTGTTCCTGCTGATCCTCGTCGTCGTGCTGGGCGACATCGTCGCGATCATCCCGATGGCGGCGCTCGTGGCCGTCATGATCCTGGTCTCGGTGGCGACGTTCGACTGGCACAGCATCCGTCCGTCGACATTGAAGCGGATGCCCTTGAGCGAGACCGTCGTGATGCTCATCACCGTCGCCGCCACCGTGTGGACCCACAACCTGGCCATCGGCGTGACCCTCGGCGTGCTCGCGGCGATGGTGCTGTTCGCTCGGCGGGTCGCGCACTTCACCACCGTCACCCGCACGGTCGACGGCGAGGTCGCGCGCTACCGCGTCGACGGCGAGCTGTTCTTCGCGTCGAGCAACGACCTCACAACCCAGTTCGAGTATGCGGCCGACCCCTCACGCGTTGTCATCGACCTCTCGCGCACGCACGTGTGGGATGCCTCGACGGTCGCCGCGCTCGACGCGATCGTCACGAAGTACGAGCAGCGCGGCACGAGCGTCGAGCTCGAGGGCATGACCGACGCCGCCGCCGAGTTCCACGGGCGGCTGAGCGGCGGGCTCGGCTCGGCCGGCTAG
- a CDS encoding NAD(P)-dependent alcohol dehydrogenase — MRAVVYEEYGGTDVLEMREVPTPVPGPGEVLVEVVATSINLSDWENLRGTPAYARVGGMRRPRHTILGSDIAGRVAAVGDGATRFGAGDAVFGDNLSHGNGGFAEFAVMPESALAPKPARLSFVEASALPQAGAIAAQAVALAAPGSRMLINGAGGGSGSLAIQLAVAEGVHVTAVDNERKLDYLRTLGAEEAIDYRSDDFTRTGRYDLIVDLVAHRSIFAYRRALARGGRCVVVGGTARALLRMTTVGPLLGLLTGARLGVLFVRQGPRQFEQVAQRCASGEIEVRIDRVFALDEVPEALAWHGEGRALGKVVVAVREA; from the coding sequence GTGCGAGCTGTGGTGTACGAGGAGTACGGCGGGACCGACGTGCTCGAGATGCGCGAGGTGCCGACGCCGGTGCCGGGGCCGGGTGAGGTGCTCGTCGAGGTCGTGGCGACGTCGATCAACCTGTCGGACTGGGAGAACCTCCGCGGCACTCCCGCGTACGCCCGCGTCGGCGGTATGCGCCGCCCGCGCCACACCATCCTCGGGTCCGACATCGCCGGCCGGGTCGCCGCGGTCGGCGACGGTGCGACGCGGTTCGGTGCGGGCGACGCCGTGTTCGGCGACAACCTGTCGCACGGCAACGGGGGCTTCGCGGAGTTCGCCGTCATGCCCGAGTCGGCGCTGGCGCCGAAGCCTGCGCGGCTGTCGTTCGTCGAGGCATCCGCCCTTCCCCAGGCGGGCGCGATCGCCGCGCAGGCGGTCGCACTCGCCGCGCCGGGATCACGGATGCTGATCAACGGCGCGGGCGGAGGCTCGGGCTCGCTCGCCATCCAGCTCGCCGTGGCGGAGGGCGTGCACGTCACGGCGGTCGACAACGAACGCAAGCTCGACTACCTCCGGACGCTCGGAGCCGAGGAGGCCATCGACTACCGGAGCGATGACTTCACCCGCACCGGCCGGTACGACCTCATCGTCGACCTCGTGGCGCATCGCTCGATCTTCGCGTACCGGCGTGCGCTCGCCCGAGGCGGGAGGTGCGTCGTGGTGGGCGGCACCGCGCGGGCGCTGCTGCGGATGACGACGGTCGGCCCGCTGCTCGGTCTGCTGACCGGTGCGCGCCTCGGCGTGCTCTTCGTGCGCCAGGGCCCGAGGCAGTTCGAGCAGGTCGCGCAGCGATGTGCGAGCGGAGAGATCGAGGTGCGGATCGACCGCGTGTTCGCGCTCGACGAGGTCCCTGAAGCCCTGGCGTGGCATGGCGAAGGCCGGGCGCTCGGCAAGGTCGTCGTCGCGGTCCGGGAGGCCTGA